A window of Nitratireductor kimnyeongensis genomic DNA:
GTTCCACCGAGCCACAGCCGACCGAGAACTGCCACCGCAGTGGAGGCGGTCAATGCGATCCAACCGCCATAGGTCATTGCGAGAACGACAAAGACATTGCCAATGTCAAAGGAAATGCCGGACGAGGACGCGGAGAAGAAGGCCGGGCCGATTGCGCCCAACGAAAACAAGACCGACACAAGAAGATGGCGTTGCACCGATGTCAGGGACAATCCGACCACGCGCTCGTAAAGAAGCGCCGCAACAACGGCGGCTCCCAAGCCTTGCAGGAATTCGGGTGCGAGTGAAAGCATATCCATAAGGTCTATTTCCGCAGATGCCTTATTCATTGCTAAGCATGACAAGCCCGTCCCGGGCCTTAAAACACTCCTGTCAGGCAACTGGGCGATGGCCGTTTTCCCGACCACCGACAAAAATCCGCAAGCTTTGTGCGAAAGCACAACCCGCCATCGCTTCAACCGCTTCGCAGTATGATGGATAGGACGGGAGAATTACAATAAATTCCCGGTACACGGCCCCGTTTTCAAAGCCATGACATCGCCGGGAGGAGGAACCTTCCGCAAGGTAATATCATCTTTACGAGATCGGATTAATCTTATGCCGGCAAAACGGGGCGGTGGGATGAGTTGGCTTCAGTCGGCATTCGACAGATTTTTCAAACTGCGGATCTGGCAGCAGGCCTGCTTCGTCACGCTTTTCTCGATGCTGGCTGCCGAAACGCTCACACTCGTTTTCTACTCCATCTTCTTTTCAGAGCGGCTTCTGCTTGATCTGGTGCTGACTGCGCTCATCACCACCGTAATCGCTTATCCCATCTCTTACGTCTTCCTGCGCAAGACAGCGATGGTCGCCGAACTGGTAGCGGAACTGGACATGGCGGCCACCACGGATTTTCTGACAGGTTTGCGCAACCGGCGGGATTTCATGCGGATCGCCGGTGAGATGATCAGCTCGACAGTCTCATCGGCCGGCGTTGTCCTGATTATCGATGTGGATCATTTCAAACGCATAAACGACCGTTTCGGCCATGCGGAAGGTGATCGCGTTCTTGTCCTGATCGCGGAGGCCATAAGGCAGAGCGTTCGCGCAAACGATGTCTGTGCCCGGATTGGCGGGGAAGAGTTTGCGGTTTTCATGCCGGGCGCCGATCTCCCGCTCGCGCACACGATATGCGAGCGCATTGCCATCACCTGCCGTTTGGTCGGCTGCGGCGCTAACGATGTAGGTATTTCCACAACCGTCAGCATCGGTGTTGCGGTTCACGGCCCCTTGCAATCTCTCGACGAGGTCATCAGAGAGGCCGACACGATGCTCTACAAGGCAAAACAGGGCGGCCGCGACCGCGTGATGCATCAACCTCCGCGTGATATCGTGGCGTAGTCTTGCTTATATCGGTACCCTGAAGGTCACTTGATATCGATGTGAAATACGGACCAAACCCAGCTTCGCTCTTCTTCTTCGGGCGCCTTTCGACCACCCGTATCATAAACGAGCCATAGTGGGCCAAATCCGCCGATCCCCAGCGGCTCTCCGTCGATCTTCATGGCAAGAATCCATTCACGCGAAGCCATTTTCTCCGCGCTCATTTCCAGACCGAAACCATCGAGAGCGTAGAGTGTGGTCTTATCACCTGATGGACCGGCTGCTGCGAGCACATCCTTCAGAAGCGGACCTTCCATCTTGAGAGGATGCGGCCAATCCTCGGTATCAGCATTCACAGTGATGGATTTCTGAGGCAGGGAGGCAAGCGCATCCCAGTCGAACGTATAGGCCTTCTCGAAGGTCTTGTCGTGAAACTTGAGAAATCCATCGAAGAAGGGATCGAACGCTTCACGGTTTGTCTTCTCAATTTGACCTGTGACAGTGAGGATCGTGCCTTCGGCAAGCGCCGAGGTCGCGGTGGTGACGAACAGTGTCAGAGCCGTGAATGATAAGAGCAGCAGGCTGCGCATGGTTGTCTCCCTTTTCCGCATGAGAATTGAGACACAGCCAGGATGTCAAGGGGAGATGGTCATAGAAGCGCTGCTGCCTTGGCCTCATCGCGCTCACCCGGAACGGCACGCATTGACGACCTATACGCCTCCACCCTGCTTTCCAGGCCATTTTCCAGCTTCGATTGCGGCGTGAAGCGCGCGCGCCTTGGCAAGCCATTCTGCACGCACGGAGGGAGGCTGCAGCTTCCAGACACCACCCTGCAGGGCGTCAAACATGATTTTCGCGGATATTTCTACCTTGTCCATAAAATCAGAGTTAGCGCCATGCCGAGCGGCGGCAATGGCGCCAACAAAGATTCCTGACATGAACCTTCAGCAGTCGCTTCCCCTGCCGAAGGTCGGCGGAGCCTAAAAGCGACCGGTCAGGGAGAGCTTGAAAGAGCGTCCCGGTTCCTGCAGCGGCGCAACATGGGAGAACTCCTGCCCATAGGTCGCGCGGCTGATATAGGCTGCGTCGAACAAATTGTTCACCTCGCCGCGCAGCGTCAGATGCGGCATGGCTTCGGGAACATATTCCACGAAGGCATTGACGACTTCATAGGCTGGAAGGGGCGCGCCACGACCGCCGGTGTCGGGATTGTAGGTGTCCGTCTCCTCAAGCACGAATCTCGCATTCGCTCCGACCGTCAAACCCCAGGCTGCAAATGTGTGCGCGGCCTCGAGCGTGATGTTCTGCCCGATAGGCGTGGTGAGATAACGTCCCGTGTCGGTATCTGCAGGATTGCCGTCGATCTCGGCATCGATATCGGCATAGCCGATGCGCAGGAAGCCGTCTTCCCAGCGGTATCCGGCGCCGAGCTCATAGCCCTGCGCACGCAGGTCATGTTGCAGATGAGGGCCTGCGCCATAGCTGGGCGCGCGCGCATTGTCGATGTCGCTGCGGAAGATCTTGCCTTCCACCCAGAACCCCTGATGCTCGGCCCGCAAGCCGGCAAAGACATTGTTTGCGGTAACCGGGTCGATGCCTTGGGAATAATCCCAGGCCGGGTTCAAGATGAAGTTTTCAGCAAGCGGGATGCCGGCCCAGACACGCGAAATACCTGCGCTTGCCGTCAAGAAGGAGGTAACATCGAACTCGCCGGAGATGTTTCCCGAAAGGCCGGCATTGTCATCCTTGTAGCCGTTAACGCCTTCAAAGCGCTGGAAATCGGCCCGGCCACCGAAGGAAAGCCGCATGCGATCGGTCAGGTCGAGGCGGGCCTGCGAGTAGACGCCAATATTCGTGGCACTCTCGCTTCCGACAATGTTCTCCGACGGGTCTGAAAAATCCTGGTAGTTGAGACTGCCTCTGTCTTTGTAAAAATCGATACCGGCTACCACCGAGCCCCTGTCCAGGGCAAAACGATTTTCAATCTTGCCATTGAAGCTGTCTGTCGTGCCGCGTGAACGGGTGCCGGTCTCGGGAATGTCCAGGTCGGTGAGGCTGTAGGCGAGCTGGATTGTCGGGTCCCACCAGCCTTCGGGCATTTCATTCGTGTAGGTGAAGACGATGTTCTGGCGGGTCAGGTCGTAAACCCGGCTCGCGGGCACGGGCCGACCACCCGATATGACGCCGACATTCGCGCGGTAGGGGCGCACATTGTCGTCTTTCACATGTTCATAGGAGAGTTCGAAACGGTGGCCGGTCGGCGCTTCATAGGCAAGCTTGCCGAGGCCACTCAGAAGACCGGTCTCCGAGCCGAGAATCAGATTGCCATCGCCATCCGTGCGCA
This region includes:
- a CDS encoding GGDEF domain-containing protein → MSWLQSAFDRFFKLRIWQQACFVTLFSMLAAETLTLVFYSIFFSERLLLDLVLTALITTVIAYPISYVFLRKTAMVAELVAELDMAATTDFLTGLRNRRDFMRIAGEMISSTVSSAGVVLIIDVDHFKRINDRFGHAEGDRVLVLIAEAIRQSVRANDVCARIGGEEFAVFMPGADLPLAHTICERIAITCRLVGCGANDVGISTTVSIGVAVHGPLQSLDEVIREADTMLYKAKQGGRDRVMHQPPRDIVA
- a CDS encoding TonB-dependent receptor domain-containing protein, with the protein product MHRKFVVLLAASASLFSLSASAQDGDTTQLNRIVIHTTEDSPNAVDVTDADIERLNPSDLQDLFAAQPTISVGSSLPVSQKLYVQGIEETNLSVTIDGSRQNNKIFHHNATTLIDPALLKAVSIDPGVAPADAGPGALAGAVSYETMDVQDLLLPGRQFGGFLKGEYDSNGDVFTGSASAYGQSQGFEILGFLKYADGGLRTDGDGNLILGSETGLLSGLGKLAYEAPTGHRFELSYEHVKDDNVRPYRANVGVISGGRPVPASRVYDLTRQNIVFTYTNEMPEGWWDPTIQLAYSLTDLDIPETGTRSRGTTDSFNGKIENRFALDRGSVVAGIDFYKDRGSLNYQDFSDPSENIVGSESATNIGVYSQARLDLTDRMRLSFGGRADFQRFEGVNGYKDDNAGLSGNISGEFDVTSFLTASAGISRVWAGIPLAENFILNPAWDYSQGIDPVTANNVFAGLRAEHQGFWVEGKIFRSDIDNARAPSYGAGPHLQHDLRAQGYELGAGYRWEDGFLRIGYADIDAEIDGNPADTDTGRYLTTPIGQNITLEAAHTFAAWGLTVGANARFVLEETDTYNPDTGGRGAPLPAYEVVNAFVEYVPEAMPHLTLRGEVNNLFDAAYISRATYGQEFSHVAPLQEPGRSFKLSLTGRF